In Actinomyces marmotae, the DNA window TGGGCGAGCTCACCTCCCGGATCTCCTCATCCTACATCACCGCCACCCTCGACCACATGGGGCTCACCTTCGATCCCGACGTCGACTCCACGGCCGCGAAGGACGCGGCCACGGCCGCATCCCATGACGGGAAGCAGATCCTGCGCCGGGAGGCTGCTGCCAGCCCCTACGACGTGGTGCTGGCGACCTCCATGCTCCAGGTCGGGGTGGACGTGTCCCGGCTCGGCCTCATGCTCGTGGTCGGCCAGCCCAAGAACACCGCCGAGTACATCCAGGCGACTTCCCGGGTCGGCCGCGATCCAAGCCGACCCGGGCTCGTCGTCACGCTGGGCAACTGGGCACGCCCCAGGGACCTCGCCCACTACGAGCAGTTCCGGCACTTCCACGAGACCTTCTACGCCCGCGTCGAGCCGCTGTCCGTCACACCCTTCTCAGTGACCGCAGTGGACCGTGGCCTCGACGCGGCACTGGTCGCGGCCGCCCGCGTCACCCAGGCGGCCGTTCCCAGGGGGGTCAACCCGGAGCATGACGCCGGGAACATCGCGGGCCAACGGGAGAGGATCGACGGTCTTGCGGACACGCTCCGCAACCGGGTGCTGTCCGCAGGGGGTGAAGGGGCTGCCCGATACGCGGGTAATCGCCTCAAGGCCCGTCTCAGCGAATGGGAGCGTCGCAGGAACGACGTCACCACACGGGGCGGCGAGCTCGTTTACGAGCGCGGCGCGGACGATGCGCGTTTCTTCGCGCTCCTTCGCTCGGCGGAGTCCGGTGGCGGTCACTCCCCACAACGGGACGAGGCGCCGTTCGCCGTCGCCGGCTCGATGCGGGAGGTGCAGCCGGAGATCAACCTGCTCGTCTCCCCCGATCCCCGCCGTCTCATGGATCGCTCCGTGGAGGACGGACCGGCTTGGCAGAGGCAGGAACCCGCGAGTAGTGACGACGCCGAGCAGGAGGAGCAGTGAACCAGGGCACCGCGCAGGGGAACGAGCCTGACGCCACCGTGATCGAGGACGAGCACACCGCCGTCGACCCCCTGGGTGACGGTGACCGTCTCGCCGCCGATCAGGCGAAGAAGAACTATGCGAAGGTCGGCTCCGCCAGGCCCACGACGCTGCTGTACACCTACGGACCCGGTGCTGTCATCGACCTGCCGCACCTCACGATCATGCCTGCTGGCTTGGATGACTGGGAGCGCATCTGGCGGCGCCGGGACTCCGCCCCCGTCACCGTCCACGCGCCCCGCCTCCTGGAGACCGTTCAGCTCATGCTCGGCCACCAGGTCGGTGAGCTGCGCCGCTTCCCCTGGCAGCCCACCCGGCCAGGACGGCGCCGCGAGGGCGATGACCTGGGCGTGCCCGCGAGGATCTTCCCCCAGTGGCTGCGCTGCACCGGCTGTGATCTGCTCGCGCCGGTCAGCCGCTTCGTGGCCGGGTACTCCAACACCCACCCCTACCGCCCAGACCAGGCCGTCTTCGAGCATCTCAACTGCCCCGGGCGCGGCCGGCGTCGATCCGGCTCACGCCCCACGGGATCGGCGGGGCGGAAACAGGGGAAGCGCCGGTCCCCGTGCGTGCCCGCGCGCTACCTGCTGGCCTGCCCCACCGGACACCTCGACGAGTTCCCCTACGACTGGTGGGTGCACGAGGGGGCGCACTGCACCAAGGCCCCCAATCCCGAGCTGGAGATGCGCGACACGTCCCAGCGCGGAGCCACCGCGATCATTTCTTGCCGAGCCTGCGGGGCCAGCCGTCCCATGTCTCAGGCCCAGGGCGAGGAGGGACGCAGCCGGCTGCCGCGCTGCCGCGGACGCCACCCGCACCTGGGATTCTTCGACCCCCAGGGGTGCCAGGCTGAGCCCAGGGTCATGCTCGTGGGAGCCTCCAACCTCTGGTTCGCCACCACCCAGTCCATCATCGACATGCCCAGGCTCGACCCCGCCGAGGTTGAGCGGGACCGAGTGGCGGCGCTCAGCAGGGCACTCGGGGAGGACCGTGAGAACGTCGGGGAGAACGTGTCCACAGCCCGGATGCTCCTCAAGCGCGGTAACGCCGAGGCTGTGGGACTGCTTGGTCTCAGCGACGACGACCTCACCGGCCTGCTGAGGAAGCTCGCGGCTCCGGCTGAGAGCGAGGAGGCCCGGCTGCGCCGCCGTGAGGAGTGGAACCCGGTGGACCTCCTCGTCCCGGAGTGGAACTACCTCCAGCAGGAGCCGGTGGGTGAGCGACACGAGGACCCCGCCAGTGGGCTTGTGGTCTCGCCCCGTCAACTTGGGGCGATGCCGAGCGGGGTCGGCCGGGTCCTCGCCGTCGACCGGCTGAGGAAGGTCAACGCCGTCCTCGGCTTTACACGCATTGACGACTTCGACCGCATCGATGACACCGGAGCGCGGCTCGTGTCTCTTGCCCGAGGAGGCCGCCCGACCTGGGTACCCGCCACGGAGGACCGCGGTGAAGGGATCTTCCTCCAGCTCGATGAGCATGCAGTTGCCGCCTGGGAGGCGCGGGTGCTCGACAGTCCGCTGTGGGCGGCGCATCGGGAGGCGCACCGGCGGAACGTGGAGCGGCGCTTCTCAGAGACCGCCAAGGAGGTCAATCCTGATGAGCGTTTCGTCCCGCCGCGCTACTGGCTGGTGCACACGCTCGCTCATGCGCTGATCCGTGAGATGGCAATGTCGTCGGGCTACGGTGCTGCTTCGATCACCGAACGCATCTACGCCTGGGTGGCGAGTGAGTCGCGGCCCGCAGCGGCCGGGATGCTGCTGACGACGACGGCCTCCGACTCCGACGGGACGCTCGGCGGGCTTGTCGCCCTGTCCGCGCCCGACCGTCTCGCCCAGGTGGTCAATGCCGCACTCACAGGAATGATGCGCTGCTCATCGGACCCGGTGTGTGCCAGGCGCGTGCCGCAGGATCCCGAGGACTTCCTTCACGGTGCCGCCTGCCACTGCTGCACGATGGTCTCGGAGACCTCCTGCGAGCGGTCGAATCGGTTCCTCGACCGGCGTTTTGTTGTCCCATTGGCCGGGGATTACACGGTAGACGGCAGAACGGTGACCTCTGCGGATCTGGCGTTCTTCCGCGATGTCCGGCTCGGGTGAGGCAGGGCTATCGCATGCCATCGGCTGAACGCGAGCCCTTGCGAATGCTCGGCGCTCTTCTCACCGGCACCGAGGCGGAGGGGATCGCTACGCGCCTGGCTGCCGGTGCGACGCTCAGCCAAGCGCTCGTCGTCGTCCCGGCGGAGCGCCGCGTTCGGGCCCGGAAACTGTTCGAGGCTGCTGGGCTCGGGCCCCGGGGGCGGGAGCGCAGCATTGCGGTCCTGTCTGCCATTGCCGGGGCAGCGAGCAGGATGCGCGTGGCCGAACCCGTATGGACGGCGCCTGCGGGCCTGTTGGGCGCGGGCGCCCTCACGGGAGACGTCTTCGGCATGGTGAGCAGTGCGATGACGTCGGTCGTCTGCACCACCTACAATCTGCAGCCCTCCTCCGCGTTGTGGAGAGCGCTCACGGTGCTGGTGCGGGAGCGGCCTGGCGTGGCGGTGCGGTTGTATGTCGATGCGCAGGCAGCTGATGGGTGGTTTGCAAGGACGGATGGCCAATATGCCCGGCGTCATGGTGGCGGGGCGGGTTCGGAGGGCGGATCGCGAGGTGCGCAGGGGCTCAGTACTGACAAGATGGCGCAGTTGCTTCCGGGCGCCGCCGTGCTGCGAACACGGGCACCGGGCGAGGGTGAACGGCCAGTGACGAGTCATGCGAAGTTTCTCAGCGTGGATCACAGGTTCCTGCTGGTGGGTAGCGCGAACTTCTCCTACAGCGCCGAGGAGCGCAACATCGAGCTCGGCCTGCGCGTGGACGATCCAGCCTTAGCGGCGAATGTGGAGAAGCAGATGCGGGACCTGGAGTCCAGTGTGTATGAGCGGGTAGAAGTCTGAGAATCCATACCGCGGCAGCAGAAGGATGCGAGAGAGCGAGGACAGATGGCCGAGAACAAGCTAGTCGTGGGCGAGCCGCGACTGTGCTACCTCATCCACGGGAGTTCAGACACGCCAGAAACCGTTGTCATGCTCCAAGACACGGGCGACGCCATCACCGTCACTTTCCCAATCTCGGGAATGGCCTCGCCTCAGTGCCGCCCTCACGATCGGTGGTGGTCACCTCATATCGAGTTCGAAGACGATCCCGACCGAACGAAGTACAGTTATTCGCCACCGCCTGTCATGATAGTCTATGACGACGCCGGCCCTGTCGTGCTCGTCGGCTGCCACGCAACGGGAAGGGCGCGCCAAACAACTATCGCGGGCAAGGGCGTGCTTGTGGTCGATTTCGCGATTCTCGGAGGCCGAACCCTCAATTACGACCAGATCAACGGGATGCGGACAACAAGTTCAGCATACAGAAAGTGGCTCTCCGGATCGTCAATCAATATCGAGACACATAGTGACGATGCAGGCCGGCTTGAATCCTTGACCATGACGCTTCGCCGGGTAGATGGCGAGAACCTGTCCCGAAAACTCAATCTATCCACTCATTACGATTCGACCTCGACACCCACCACCGATGGTTACAACATCCGTGAGTCACTGACTTTCCAGACATCCGTCGCCCACCCCCGAAAACTGCGCGAGCACCTCGACATTCATCTCAGCATTCTCGACCTTGTTTCCCTCGCCGCATGGAAGAACTGCACCTTCAAAACGATCCGAGTCAATCGCAAAGATGATCCACTGACAGCACCCTCAGGCAAGGGTGTTCACGAGCGCTGGCTGGAGGTCCTCTCCCATCAGTCACCAGGCGACGACCTGACCGACTGCAAAGCCCGTTTTCTGTTTTTCCACGGAGATATGGCCCCAAACGGCATCGACCAATGGCTCGGTCTGCGAGAGGACTATGGTCGCGCTCTCGACTATCTTATGCGGATCCTGCGCTCGGGACACACATGGTCACCGCAGAGCGCCGTCATGAGCGGCATCGCCCTGGAACAGCTCGGCTACCTCATCGAGGTCCAACAGAATCAAGGTGCTCGACTCAACGACCGCGGACAATTGTCCTTCAAGGATGCGCTCGAGGTCATCCTCAAAGACATGGATACGCTCCCTCTTAAGGAGGACGAGGTTGAGGACTGGAAGGAGCGTTGCCGCAATGTTTATATGGGGGCGAAGCACGGCGACCGGGAAGAGACCGACCATCTGACCACGCTCAATACGCTTCGCGAGAACCTCCTGGTCCTGCGTTACTGGGTCGCCCAACGCCTGGGGGTCAGTGGCGAGATCCTTGACCGCAACCTGCCGCAGGACCCACTTCATAGCGGATTCGTGTCGGAGGAGTTAACATAAAAACGCATCACGAGCACCACGAAGGAAAGTCTATGAGATCCCTGACCCAAGCCGCACGGGCACTACTTCACGAATTTGCGGATGAGCAGATACCGCTTGTCGTGCGCGGCGTCGAGTGGCCGTGCTGGCGATGCCATTCCACGACCTGGGTTCCAGCACTCATCCATGTCGATGGGTTCACAGATATCTACTCCGTTATCCGAGCGGTATCCGACCTACGTCTCTCCTACCTCCGGGAATGCCTTATTCTATGCGGGTCACCTCTGGCGCACACGATCAAGACTCGACACTCAAAAAGGGCTGGATATTACCTGAGTCATGGATGCCCTAACTGTGACGCTCTCGCGGGAGCGTTCTTCTTAGATGAAGCCATCACAGAAGCTCTCGTAAACAACACAGTGGGCCGCCTGCCGCTGATTGCCGCATTCAGGAGGCCGAACCTCGAATACCTACTTCTTGCCGCCGACCGGGACAACTCTCACTGGTATGACGACTGATCGGTAATTCACACTTGAGTGACTGAACTCATTCTGTCCACCACAGCCGCTCCGAACTCGCGAGACCATCTATGAGAGCGGGCACGCACCGTCACCTTCGGCGGCAGACCTCGCGGCGCTGATGGCCAAAGGCAAGGCCGAGGGCCTGGCCACGCGCTCGGACGCAGTCCGAGCAGCCGTGCGCGAGTGGGCGCACAGTGCCTGACCTGCATCCTTGAGCCCGAAAGAGACCAGACCCCTCCCAACCGGGGCGGGCTGAACCGTTGCACGGGGCGCTACTGCCTCAAGTGCTCACAGCCAAGCGGATCGCCTCCCGCCACCCCAGTTCGGCGGCGCCCTGATCAGGTCCTGGGCACCCGTGGGTCGGGCAGGAAACGGGTCGTCAGCGGGATGTCTCCTCCCTGGCCGAGCAGGCGCGCCGGGGCGCCCGCGAGAGCGTGGTCGAGGAAGTCGACCACCAGCGTCTCAACGGTGTCCACCTGCGCGCGTCCCGTCCCGGCCTCGCCGCCGAGGATCGGGGAGATGAGCGGGAACACGGTGTGGCTCAGGTGCGTCGTACCCTCGACGG includes these proteins:
- the drmB gene encoding DUF1998 domain-containing protein — its product is MNQGTAQGNEPDATVIEDEHTAVDPLGDGDRLAADQAKKNYAKVGSARPTTLLYTYGPGAVIDLPHLTIMPAGLDDWERIWRRRDSAPVTVHAPRLLETVQLMLGHQVGELRRFPWQPTRPGRRREGDDLGVPARIFPQWLRCTGCDLLAPVSRFVAGYSNTHPYRPDQAVFEHLNCPGRGRRRSGSRPTGSAGRKQGKRRSPCVPARYLLACPTGHLDEFPYDWWVHEGAHCTKAPNPELEMRDTSQRGATAIISCRACGASRPMSQAQGEEGRSRLPRCRGRHPHLGFFDPQGCQAEPRVMLVGASNLWFATTQSIIDMPRLDPAEVERDRVAALSRALGEDRENVGENVSTARMLLKRGNAEAVGLLGLSDDDLTGLLRKLAAPAESEEARLRRREEWNPVDLLVPEWNYLQQEPVGERHEDPASGLVVSPRQLGAMPSGVGRVLAVDRLRKVNAVLGFTRIDDFDRIDDTGARLVSLARGGRPTWVPATEDRGEGIFLQLDEHAVAAWEARVLDSPLWAAHREAHRRNVERRFSETAKEVNPDERFVPPRYWLVHTLAHALIREMAMSSGYGAASITERIYAWVASESRPAAAGMLLTTTASDSDGTLGGLVALSAPDRLAQVVNAALTGMMRCSSDPVCARRVPQDPEDFLHGAACHCCTMVSETSCERSNRFLDRRFVVPLAGDYTVDGRTVTSADLAFFRDVRLG
- a CDS encoding phospholipase D-like domain-containing protein, which gives rise to MLGALLTGTEAEGIATRLAAGATLSQALVVVPAERRVRARKLFEAAGLGPRGRERSIAVLSAIAGAASRMRVAEPVWTAPAGLLGAGALTGDVFGMVSSAMTSVVCTTYNLQPSSALWRALTVLVRERPGVAVRLYVDAQAADGWFARTDGQYARRHGGGAGSEGGSRGAQGLSTDKMAQLLPGAAVLRTRAPGEGERPVTSHAKFLSVDHRFLLVGSANFSYSAEERNIELGLRVDDPALAANVEKQMRDLESSVYERVEV
- a CDS encoding HEPN domain-containing protein — protein: MAENKLVVGEPRLCYLIHGSSDTPETVVMLQDTGDAITVTFPISGMASPQCRPHDRWWSPHIEFEDDPDRTKYSYSPPPVMIVYDDAGPVVLVGCHATGRARQTTIAGKGVLVVDFAILGGRTLNYDQINGMRTTSSAYRKWLSGSSINIETHSDDAGRLESLTMTLRRVDGENLSRKLNLSTHYDSTSTPTTDGYNIRESLTFQTSVAHPRKLREHLDIHLSILDLVSLAAWKNCTFKTIRVNRKDDPLTAPSGKGVHERWLEVLSHQSPGDDLTDCKARFLFFHGDMAPNGIDQWLGLREDYGRALDYLMRILRSGHTWSPQSAVMSGIALEQLGYLIEVQQNQGARLNDRGQLSFKDALEVILKDMDTLPLKEDEVEDWKERCRNVYMGAKHGDREETDHLTTLNTLRENLLVLRYWVAQRLGVSGEILDRNLPQDPLHSGFVSEELT